AAGGTGGCCTAGGGTTGGCAAGTCATCTTGGCCAGCCCATGACCCTCCACAGCCACCAGGCCTTGAACAGATGCACACGGGTGAGGAGACACAAATACAGCAATCATATAATACCCAGGCTTCGTAGTAAATGATTAAATTATTGTTTTCAGAAGACAGTCTTAGTAGGAGTCAAGCACTCGCATCTGTCGTCACAAGGTCCTCGTAAGCTAACATCAAATTCGCTTCAAAAATCCAACAACTCCAAATTACCTAAACAACAACCAGTCTTGATTCAGCTAACACCACATCAAGACCCCAACCGCCCATGCAAGAAAACAGATCATTATTGCCTTGATCATATTACAAACCCCAAAAACTCCAATAAAATTACActtttagcttattaatcGCCAAAGACAACCTATCCGCCACCCTCCTCGCCATATCCGACTTCTTAcccaacaaccacaaccccTTTGTGCACTCATCCGCCCGAGCAAGACTCTCCTGGAAGCTCCCCCTTGTCGTGAGTCCAAACTCGAGAAAGTCGTTGGCTtcgctgatgaggaggaccgcggccttggagaaggcgcggatgaggatgatggtcCACGGTTCGGTGAGGATGGTGGCTTCGTTTACGGCGTCGTGGAAGTGTGAGAGCGAGGGTGATATCATGCCTGTTGTGCCTCTGTCCGGGGTGGAGACTTTTGCTAGGTCTGATAGCTCTCTTGCGCTGGCTTCTCGTATCCTTGAAACCATCTTGCTTCCAAGACGGCCATAAGATACAGAAGCAACACCCAGCTCGTTCTCGTCCACGTACTCGATCAGATCAGCTAGCATGAGAGCAGCCAAATGCCAGTGACATGATATACAAACGAACCAACTCTGGATACGTCCTGGTACAGCCTCGTAGTCGTGTAGCAGttccttgaagaaggccCCGTGTGTGAGGTTCCAGTATCTGAAGACGGATATCGAGTTGCGGATGATCTGCTCGACCTTTTCTCCCCTGCCTCCCTTTCGGAGAATGTTTTGCAGGTATGAGACGTGTCGGTAGAGTAGGACCTTAACAGGCGCCGACTTTGTGACAGCTTCCGCCGCAGCTTCGTATGTGCAAGGCCAATGAACCATCCGATACGGTTGCTCAAGACTATCCTGGATAAACAGAGGGACATTCCACTGTCCATCTGGTCCTTCAGGATGTTGCCGAGCATCGTCATGTTGACTCTCAGCGTCAGAAACGACCACCGGCCGCTCGttcatcgacgacgacaccgtGTCAAACATTATACTTAACCAAAACAACAAGCCAACAGTCCCTCGGTCTTCCGGGCTCATGACGGAAAGAGAGTCGCTAGCTTTCTTCCCACGACGGAACCCATCGAGGCCCCTCCTCGTAGAGTCAAACTGGAACTTTAACGCATGCATCTTTCGAGCTGCTCGTTCCATCATGACTGGTGCACCATCGCGGGCAATGATGTCGCCTAGCTCAGCCATCATCGAGTCCGCGTCGAACCTCCTCTCTTGACCAAGTAAAAAGTCGAACCCATCAGTCCCAGAGGTCGAGTCATCGTCACGACTCCATGGCTTCTGCGTCAGACCAAAGACCAGCTCCGCACAGGCTACTCGGTATGACTCGACGTCGGCGACATCCTGCAGAGCCTTTTGCGCCTGCTCCCAAAAGTGCTTCTGGATGTTTCGATCAAACTCTTCCGAGATCTCGTCGAGAAAGTCTTCTGGTCGGTCATCCTCGAAGGGGTCGCCAATGGGATGATAGCGCTCTCGTTGACGACGACTCCCTTGAGCCCACTGGGTCgcaaaggccatgatggcaaGGTGGAGGGCCCTCGTGGCCGCTTGGTCCTCGGATCGGGTCAACTGTATCAGCTTAGCAGACTGGGCCACTCGGTCAAGTCTCTGTGTTCGGATATAGATTCTGTTCGTCCATGAAGCACCCCATTCAGAGTGTGGACTCGTGTTGGAACCAGGTCTATACGGACACGTCACTTCTGTCAGCCAGCAGCTGAGGTTGTGCTCCAACACGTCGTGATAGATCTTCAACAGGTTGGTAGAGATGAACTGAGTGTTGGACCGCGCCATCATTGACTGGTCTATAGAGAAGGGGGATAGAGAGCCGGTCTGGTGCGATGACCAGCTCCGTGACGTGCGACGGCGTTTTTGCCTTTGCCGACTCTTGTCACTTCCAAGTCGACTAGATCCGGAGCGAGAAGAGCGACTGGGAGGAGGAATCGGTTCAATTTGCTGCGAGGCAGAAAGGGAATCGTCGAATTGGACTTCAGGTGGCGCTTGCGAACAGATGCTCTCCGGTCCAACGGATAAATGATGACTCAAGTTGTCAGCCAAGTAatccgacgacgacgacgtggCTTCCTCAAACGCCGACATGTTAAAGTCATGGCCAGGGACGTTACTCTCTGGCGGCACGGAACCAAACGGCAGGACACTGAGAGACCCTTCGGGGAACGATAGATCGAGGTTCGGCAGTTCCTGACTGAACAGACCCTGCGGTGGGCCCTGAGACGGCCCCGGTTGACAAGCTGGAATGCTGAAGCTGGCAGTATCTGTTATCGCAGGCTGAACCTCGACATCCTTGCTGCTACTCTGCCTCCGCTTCCCTGGTATGATGCACTCCAAGCTCGAGTCCTCACGCGCGGCGGCAGCCAGGGCGGCGGTGATCTGGACCTGGGACCAGGCCCAGTTCATGGTGCATTGCTTCTTGGTCTTTGTGCAGTACGAGCAAGGCTGAAGCTCAGCTTCCGAGGCTGAGGGATTTAGTAACGGACAATGGGAGCACCGGGGGAGGGCGGGGGAACCCACCAGGCCTCTTGCCCAGGACGATGGTCCCGTTAGAGAAGCTGTCGTGATCCGGGAGCTCGAGAGGAGGGGCGTCGCAGGCCCTTTTAGACCTCCTGCACTGGTCGCATGCGAGCTTTGTCTGACGCTTCATGACGCGTTACCGTGAGCGCGACGGACTCGCGACAGGTTATATGTGTcgatggatggaggaggacaaggaagaggaagagggtatCAGCCAATAAAAGCACGCGATATGATTTTATCTCTCTTTTCTCAGCATTTCCAAGCATGAACAAGATTGCGGAAGAAGGCCGAAAAAAGCTGGGGACAATCTGCGAGTTGAGGGCGGGGGGAAAAACCCGAAACCGAGAAGCCCCTTATATTTTGTGGAGCAACAAGCTCCGCTTCTCCGGGGGTCGTCTCCACCTGGATGGAATCTTCCCCGCGTTTTCTGTGCTACGTGATGGATgggtgatggatgggtgaTACGTCAGAGGGAGGGCGGAGGTTGTTCTTTTGGAAGGATGCATTGCAAAGGAGGAGAGCCGTCGAAACTTTCTTTGGACGAGGAGACGCATTCATTGGATCTGCAGGGCAAGGGTTCTGTCAAGCCCCTGTTCTCCGACGCTCCCGAATTAATCCACGTGTCCTCGAGCCTGACATGTCTTGGGTCTTGTCTCGAACTGGAAAGGCAAGCCTTGAATTCATCCAAACGTTTAAGCGAGGTTACTCTAGTGAAGCACGTCCTATTCTCGCGCCCTGATCACGTCTCGAGGGTATGTATCTACTTGATCGCCTTGTAaatctcagcctcaacctcggcccAGAGCCCAAGAACCTTGGCATCCGCAAAGGGCAGAATCTGACTGCAAACCATGCCCGCAACGCCATTCTCCCTATcgcaccaccaccagagaTTCGCCAGACCAGCCCAGTGCACCGTGCCCTTTGATCTCCCCGTACCTCCGCCGTTGGACATCATGAAGGTCAAACCCCAGCCCTGCGGAGGGTTCCCCGACACGGGGTACAGCTCGGGGATCGGGTTGGTGAGATCCGGCTTGGCCGCTGGGATGAACTGCCGAGATGCGTTGGGGAACTTTTCAATCTGGTTGCGGAACATTTCGTCCACCGTCTCCTTTTGAAGGATCTTGGCCCCTGTTCGAGGGCATGTTCCATTGTTGAGGAGCACCGCCAGAACCTCTGCCGTAAATAGTCAATAACCCGAGTCTCTTATCACCAAGGGAAAAACTCACTGCAATACTCCTGTGGTTGCGCAAACATGCCTGCTCCTCCGCTGTTAAACAAGGCACCCGTTTCAGACTTGTTGTCTGGGTCCACAACCAGTGGCAGCCTCAAGAGATGATCTCTTGGCCGAAGCTTCCCGTCGGGATCCCTCGCGTGCATGTAGGCCAGTCTAGATCGCATATCCTTGCCGGGGAGCATAGACATGTTCTTGATGCCCAGGGGCTGAAACACGTGCTTCTGGAGATAGTCGTTGAGCGACAGCCCACTGACTCGCTCCAGGGCCAAGCCCGCCCAGTCGATGCCCACCTGGAGATGATCAGTATTTTATGCAGTGAGATCGGTTCATGCAAGGGCCACTTACACCATATTCCCAGCCTTCTCCCGGTTGGAACACCAGAGGCATCTTGATGTCTTCAAGACGACCTGAAAACTCATCAAACCCAGCAGGAAGAGTCCAGTCCCTCAACCTCTCATTGAAGAAGGTATACGCACATCCAGACGTATGCGTCAACAACATGCGAAGAGTAATAgccctcttcttgtcctccaaCTTGCCATCCTTATTCAAaaccttgagctccttgagctcagGCACAATCTTCTCCGTCTGCTCCCCatcgtcgagcttgagcaaCCCCTGCTCGACCAGCTGCATGACGGCAACGCCAGTCAGCATCTTTGTGCAGGATGCAATCCAAAACACATTGTCGAGCGTCATGGGTTCCTGGGAGGCGACTCCTCTCTTCCCCGCCGCGTGGGCAAACAGCTCCTCGCCGCTTCTGCTAACCACGACGACAGACGTGCCGGGGATACCTGCAGTTTGATCTGCGCAGGCCCCGTCCACGATGCCTCGTAGCTTGGTGACGACGTTTGAATCGAGGGGCATATTGGAGGAATTGATATGTGTCTGAGTAAAAAAGAGGATACGAATACTGGTGAATACCTGCCACAATAACACATGCACCTTAGTCTCTACTCTTCTATTTATCCTCTCCCCCTCACAAACTCCACAACCTTGTCATGTGCTCGGACACACACATGTCTCAGTTCGAGCCCAACGCCAACGACGATCCCCTTGCCCCGGCAAGCGGACCCGCCTCCGCAGCTGAAATGCGGTTTCACCACCTACCTAAACTGAGGGGTAGCTATTCAGGACGCGGCGCCGCTCCCGGGGTGGATGAAGATCCTAGCTCGGCAGATGAGCTTTCCCCACGCCAAGGAAGCCGGGGAAAGACGCGGGGAGAGGGGGTTAGATACGGGCTGAATCTGGAGTTGTAGTGTTGCACTGCGTTGCAGCAAGACGCAATGCATCCTCATGAATGTGACCAAGTTGCGGCGGACGGGAGCCCGATCTGTTGCAGGACCTTCCGCAATCTTCTGTGCGTACAGATGAGGACAAGGTTTCTTTGAGTGTTTGATGCGGCGTTGCGAGTCATAGAACAGAAACTGTTAAATAGGACGTCTTGATCCTCCTCAAGTTCATGTATCATCACTCTCAACTCATTCAAGCATTCCAATACCAACTTTCAGCATCTTTCTACTCCTTTTTTTAGTCTCCTCTTCACATCACAGTCTCCAAAATGGGCGAAAATGTTGCTATCCGATCCAACGagttcaacaccaagttGACTGCCTACTCGACTACCCAACATGGCAAGGATATCGACGTTGATGCACTCATTGTAGGAGCTGGCTTTGGTAAGTCACTTTGCATCATTGCACTGTTTTCGATGAACACAATTCTCTTCTCGATTGTGCCATGGGATTATGCAAATACTGACATCAACAGCCGGCATCTTCATGCTCAAGACGCTTCGCGACCGTGGACACAAAGCCGTCATCTTTGAGGCCGGCAACGACCTCGGAGGCACATGGTAAGTACCCACGCCGGTCAAGCAAAAACAGGCTCCTTGCATACATGTCCTATGGGGCCGAGTGGCCTTGTGATCCCCCACCTGCATACTTTGCCCCTCATATCCGAGTACATCTCCACTAACACGAGTGTCAAGGCGCTGGAACTGCTATCCCGGAGCAGGTGTGGATTCCGAGGTCCCAGAGTACCAGTTCAGCTTCCCAGAGACTTGGAAGACCTGGAACTGGTCGAGCAACTATCCCACCTATGATGAGCTCCGCGCATACTTTGACCACGTCGACAAGGTCCtcgacatcaagaaggacTGCTCCTTCAACactgtcgtcgtcggcgcaGAGTTCGACACAAACACCGGTCGCTGGACCGTCAAGACCGAAGATGGCCGCACCGCAAAGGCAAAGTACCTCATCCTTGGAACAGGCTTCGCCGCCAAGCGCTATGTCCCAGACTGGCCCGGTATGGATAAGTTCAAGGGCGTCATTCATCACTCGTCCTTCTGGCCCGACTACGAAGTCGACGTCAAGAACAAGCGCTGCGCCATCATTGGCACTGGAGCTTCTGGTGTGCAGATAACCCAAGCCTGGGGTCCTGTCGCCGGCGAAGTCAAGGTCTTCCAGCGAACTCCCAACCTGGCTGTGCCCATGCGTCGAAGAAAGCTCACCGTCGAAGAGCAAGAGCGCGAGAAGAAGTGGTACCCCGAGCTTTTCAAGTTCCGTGAGACCAGCTTCGCCGGGTTCCACTACGACTGGTACGAGAAGAACACATTCGACGATACCCCCGAGGAGCGAGACGCCTTTTACGAAAAGGTCTGGGCTGATGGTGGCTTCCGCTACTGGGTCGCCCTTTACAAGGACAACCTCTTCAACCCGGAAGCCAACAAGGAGTCGTACAACTTCTGGCTCAAGAAGACGCGCGCCCGCATCGGTGACCCCCGAAAGAGGGATCTCTTGGCTCCCGTCGAGATGCCTCACTACTTTGGCATCAAGCGTCCTTGTCTCGAGTACAACTACTACGAGCAGTTTAACCGACCCAACGTGGATGTTGTGGATATCAAGAacaacgccatcaaggagtTTACCGAGACTGGTATCACTCTTGCTGATGGTACTCACCACGAGTTTGACGTGATTGCTGTTGCCACAGGATTTGTAAGTTTCTTCAATCTAGATGTGTTGAATAGTTACTAACAAGATACAGGATGTCGTCACTGGAGGTTTGTCACATGAAATGTCAATCATCACCCGAGCCAAGCTAACTTCTCACAGTCATGACCCAACTCGGCCTCAAGAGCACCCACGGCACCAAACTCCAAGAAGAATGGGTAAAGGGCGCCAAGACGTACCTCGGCGTGACAACCAGCGGCTACCCCAACATGTTCCACATCTACGGCGTCCACGGCCCAaccctcctctccaacgGCCCCTCGACCGTCGAAGTCCAAGGCCGCTGGATCGCCGACtgcatcgccaagatggagaacaACGGCATCAAGTACATCAACCCCAAGCAGGAGGCTGCCGACAAGTGGAAGGAGCATGTAGTTGAGCTGAACAACAGGAGCTTGTTCCCGACTACCAGGAGCACTTACATGGGTGGATCTATTCCTGACAAGGTGTACGAGCCGGTTTGTTACTCTGGAGGTATTCCGACTTACAAGGTTGAGATTCGGGAGGCTTTGGATTCTATGAAGGGATTCGATGTTGTCAAGGCCTAAGCTGAACAAACGAAAGCAATTAGTTATCCTTTGTAGATCTGTTGATATACTTAAAGTCTGTTATCAGTTCGATTTATTCTGTGCGATTTGGAATATGTGTCCATGGAAAATCAGCCTAGTCTCAGAACAGATTAACAAAGGAGCCAGAAGAATACCCGTGATGTAGCTCTGATTTTGACGTAACATCCTTTCCGGAGTCTAAAGCAGAAAGAATTTGGAGATTTCTTCCTTCTTTGGGGCTCGCTTATGGAAGTGTCATCATCGGCCATTGGTGGCTAGAGAGGTAAGCTTAAATCGACCGTAGGGTTAGTACAGAGCGGCATTAGCTGAGCGCAGCCACAAACACTTCCCGGCCTATGAAGTACCGGTAATAGCATCAATTCCATGTTTTCAAACACATCGATACACTTCAAAGGCCTCGGGCTTGATCCTTGACAGCGGAAGTCAGCATTACCGGTATGGAGGGCAGAGGCATTTGCTGCGGAGGCTTGAAGAGTGAGATGTCAGATTCGACAAAAGAAGGATGTGAACACCGCCAATCACAGGAAAGGACCAAGATACTTGAAGTATATTCAAATACTTTCGCATTCCAACAGCACGAATAGCCATGAAGCTGTTAGCAACCCGAAATGGGTACTGAGAGAAACTCCATCTCGTTGATCTCATAAGCTCTCCTTTCTGGCCCACACAAACTTCACAACAAGGTACAATTTTCAATACCGTGGTGGCATTGCGAAAACCACGACCACTAAAATCTCTATAGATTACCGTTGGCGGCAAGAGCACGGCTCTCAAGTCGTCACATGGAAGGTTGCCCTAACCCGAGAAATACGAAATTGATGTGCCTCGATGTATTACGTCTCACCGACTATCAGTATGCTGTGCATGAATACCAAGTGGTAATGCTCGGAAGTAGAATTCGCCCGAAGTCAGCCTTGTCGAAGCAGCTGCTAAATCCAGCAAAGCCGGCAGCACAAATAAATCCATTTTGTTCCACCTCGAGTTCTAAAATCGACTCCTTTACAGCGTCAGCCGCACCAACATGCCGCTATAAAACGCCTCGCAGCCCAATCCAATTTCCCGCACTGCTCAGCCGCAGCACCTGTGCTGCCTACGGTCCCCGATTGGGTAAGCTTCCCGTAGGGAGCTGAGCCTCCGTAATTCTCGTATTTCGCATTCCTCGGGAGGACACTCACATCTCGATATTTAAGATCCCCATCGGCCAAGCCTGCCTTGGCATCAACTCTAATTCCACAACATCAAATCAACAACCATGGCCGGTACAGACAAAGCCGATACAGAAACACACGCCCTCAACGATGCGCAGGAGCCTCTCAAGACGCTCCAGCTCTATCGCAGAGCTGCACTCGGCAAGAAACATCTCTTTGCAACCTCAACCGCCGACGCAGCAGAGTACTTCATCGTCAACCCCGTCCCGCAAAAACACCACGACACATGGCGCCCCATCTTGTACAGAGGCGACAACCCAAAGTACACGCCCACCAGCAAAGCCATAGCCCGCGCGCGTCGCACAAGCATGTGGAATTCATTCCGTCTGCAGGTCGGCGACGGCGTGCACGAGATCATGGAGAATAAGAGGAGGAAAAAAGAACAGAGGGATTATAGGATAGGGCAAAAGTTTAGAAAGTGGTTCTGCTTGGGCCCTACGCCGCCGAAGAAGGAActtgaggagcagcaggaggTTGAGGGTCTTGTTTTTCCggttgagatgaagaggagtGGGTTCCTAAGCAGGACTCTCAAGTGGGAGTTGGGTGGGCAGGAGTATAGATGGACTGGAACGAGGAGGTTTAGAAGTGGGAGGACCAAGAACTGGAAGGGCATAAGCCATGACTTCAAGGTATGCTCTCCGAGTCGACACAGGGATCAACACTAACATCTCCTCAGCTTGTCAGCTCTGACGGAACCGTCATTGCCACACTTGAAAAGGACCGCTGGGCCACATTCAGACGATCTGAAAAGACCGGACAACCACcaaacaagaagaaggaattACTTGGGGCACTCCGAATCTACTCATTACCAGAGTGCAACGCAGAAGATCTCCAACTCCCAGCCGAATACGAAGCTGCAATGAACGGTGAGGTAtcgaaaaagaagaagaaagaaacgGCCAAGTTGAACCCAAAGGGCCCTCATTCGGGTAACCTCACAGAAGAGACGATTGTGTTTACTTGCTGGATCGCGGTAGAGGGAGAGCATCGCCTTCGATACAAGGTTTTTGATTTGATCGAGGAGATTGCCGAGTATTTCAAGGAATGATGAGACCAGGGACAGCATGAATTACAGGCTCAGAGCTGGGGATTGGAAGGTATGGAAGAAGGACAGTGAGGAGTTTCGGGGTAACGGTTGACCACGGCACATTTTTCTTTTGTATCACACCAGCAAGAATGATCAGCGATAATCTCATTTGTTTGAACCGTTTGTTTTCCTCTTAAGCAGAATTCTTTAAATCAGTGATCTAATCTGATGGACATCCAGGAACCAACCCCTCACCGATGTTTTTATTCCACGTGTCAGAACAACCGATGGGATCTTAAGTTGTTACTTGAAAGAACCTCTCAGTTGAGAGGTAGAATATTTCTCACAAAGGACTCAACATTCCTTAAACCTCACGTCGTCTACTGCTAGCAAATAAACACAATTGCCCCCGTTGGCAGTATCCATTGTATAGGGTAGCGCTTCGACCTTCCACCCCAACCTCCGCCTCGACTTTCCATCCCTGTCGTCTTTCGCAACACCGCGATACTGATACCACACAACTGCCTATATCGCATCGTCAAAACAATGCACATGACACGATCCCCCAAATTTCGGCCTCTTTTACGTATCATTTATCTATAGAAACCTGGGAATTCCCACGTTGAATGTGGCCGCCGGCGCGCCGGCCAAGATGGGGGCGAGTGCCTCCAGTCAGGGATAAATACCCTCGACAACCATCGACAACTCGATCAGCATTCCAGACTCAGAACCATCACTGGCGATATCCTCACATCTCCTCATCTATTAATTTACTCATCTAATCAGTCAAGCCATGGCCATATCCCGCATCAACCTGGTTGACGCCAACATCGCCGACCTGAGAAAGGCCCTCGACTCAGGAGCCATCACCAGCGTCGAACTCGTCTCCCTCTACCTCCACAGAATCGGCTACTATGACTGCCGCGGCCCCTCCTTCAACTCAATTTGCGTCCTCAACCGCAATGTcttccaagaagcccaagagtCAGACAACTATCGGGCttcccatcctcctcgtccgctCGAGGGCATTCCTTACACCGTCAAGGATagcttcaaggtcaagggcatGACCGTGGCTGCAGGTTCGCCTGCTTTTGCGGATCTTATTGCTTCTGAAGATGCTGCCATTGTCAAGTCCCTCCGTGAGGCTGGAGCTATCCTCGTTGGCAAGACCAACATGCCACCCATGGCCGACGGCGGCTCTCAACGCGGTGTCTACGGAAGAGCAGAAAGCCCCTACAACCTCACCTACATGGCCACCGCATTTGCGTCTGGATCATCCAACGGTTGTggagcatcaacaacagcgaGTTTCGCCGCATTCGGACTCGCCGGGGAGACCGTCTCATCAGGCCGAGCCCCTGCGTCCAACAACTCTCTGGTTGGCTACTCACCGAGCTGGGGCGTGCTACCCAATAGGGGACAGTGGCCTCTCTATCCCACCTGCGATGTTATTGTACCTCACACACGGTCGATGCGAGATCTCTTTGATGTTCTCAATGTTGCTGTGGCCGATGATGCCGAGTCAGCAAAAGGAGTCGACTTTTGGCGGAATCAGACATATGTTCATGTCCCAAAGCCCTCAGAAGTCCGTCCAACTGATTACCACACCCTCGAAGAAATAACATCCCTTCAAGGAAAGAGAATCGCGGTTCCAAAATGCTTCCTCGGCATGGAAGGCTACGAACCAACCTCTTTCTGCTCCGATTCAGTCCTGAGCCTCTGGAAGATTACATGCGCcaacctcgaggccctcgGAGCCACAATCGTCGAAACAGATTTCCCCATCCTCGAACAATACACGAAAAAGGATTTCTCAGGCCAGAGCTCCAACGTGCCCGGCATGTCCAAGGAGTGGGTGAGCATTGAAAGATGCCAGATGATCGCCACAGCCTGGGATGACTTCCTCCGAGAAAACAACGACGCCAAGATTCCAAACCTTCCCGCTGCAGACCCCGACAAGATCCATCCCCTCGTCGCGCCTATGGACGATCCGACCTTGCACACCGAGTCCCAAAACCAAGTACGATACGTCGACATGATCGAAGCGGTTCGCGAACGAAACGGAACTTTGTATACACTCCCCGAGTGTGAAGAAGCCGCCAAGGCCCTCAACGCGATGCGAAAGACACTATATGAGGAGTGGATGGATTCCAACGGGTATGACCTCGTGGCTTTCCCAACCAACGGCGACGTGGCGTATGCAGATGCAGACGAGACGTTTGAGTCCATGACGGATGCTCTTCGTCCTGGTGTTTTGTACTCCAACGGAGGAAGAGCATTCAAGCATCTCGGCATCCCCTGCATCACTGTGCCGATGGGAAAGATGGCAGACAAGGGCATGCCCGTTGGTGTCACCTTTTGTTCCAAGGCCTGGCAGGACCAAGATCTTCTCAGATATGCTTTTGCGTACGAAACTAGATCTCGGAGCAGAGCCACGCCCCCATTAGCACCTCCTCTAGCTACAGACGAGATTTCTCTTTCCCCCTCCATTCAGGAGACATTCAAAAATGTCGTACCTGTCTTGACCATCGCCTCCACAACCACTCAAAAAGACGAAGACAAGTCGAACCAAATCCGCACTGTCGAAATCAACGGGACTCTCGAGACAAACAACCCCAACGTCCAAGTGACATCCGTAACAGCCTTTGTCAACGGCCAACCCTCCGATGCCATCACCGTTCAAGGTAGTAGCTGGGCTTTCAAGGATCGCCTTACGAGGCCAAAAAGGGCGGAGCGGTTCCCGACAGCGAGGATTGTGCCCAAGGATCAGTTCATGGTTGTTGTAGTTGCCAAGGGGTCTAATGGACGATGTGCGGCGGAACTGGTGGTGATTGATTAAGCGTTGATAGTTTCTTGGATAGAGTAGATTTGTATACTATTGGTTTTTGTATAACTCCAAACTCAACGAATGCTTGAAACCTGCCATTGCGATGGATGGCTCTGATGATCAACACTTCAGACTTGCAATCAGTAATTATTCATCTCGTCTTGAGGATCGCATAAATGCCACCCACAGCCATGCCTTTAAACAACGAACATTCATTCATCAATTCAGTTCCTTCTGCCTTGTTGACATCAACAAAGGATACCGTAGTCTTAAAGGTGTATGAGTTTTAACCCCCAAGCACTTGAGGTGGATGGCAGATAAGAAAAACAGCAATGCAACTCAATATTCGAATTATGTGTCAAACATCGCACCTATCATCCCTTTACTTTCATATCAACCACCCCCACGTACTACAAAGTTAAACATCATGACTAGGATCAGGTGGTTTGTCCGAGTCAGTGACATCCCAGCCACCCAATACCATCCCCTATCTCTAACCTCGGACCATCACGAGTCGAAACCTCCCTAGTCTCCTTAAC
This genomic interval from Fusarium keratoplasticum isolate Fu6.1 chromosome 9, whole genome shotgun sequence contains the following:
- a CDS encoding Beta-lactamase domain-containing protein, which gives rise to MPLDSNVVTKLRGIVDGACADQTAGIPGTSVVVVSRSGEELFAHAAGKRGVASQEPMTLDNVFWIASCTKMLTGVAVMQLVEQGLLKLDDGEQTEKIVPELKELKVLNKDGKLEDKKRAITLRMLLTHTSGCAYTFFNERLRDWTLPAGFDEFSGRLEDIKMPLVFQPGEGWEYGVGIDWAGLALERVSGLSLNDYLQKHVFQPLGIKNMSMLPGKDMRSRLAYMHARDPDGKLRPRDHLLRLPLVVDPDNKSETGALFNSGGAGMFAQPQEYCKVLAVLLNNGTCPRTGAKILQKETVDEMFRNQIEKFPNASRQFIPAAKPDLTNPIPELYPVSGNPPQGWGLTFMMSNGGGTGRSKGTVHWAGLANLWWWCDRENGVAGMVCSQILPFADAKVLGLWAEVEAEIYKAIK
- a CDS encoding Amidase domain-containing protein, with translation MAISRINLVDANIADLRKALDSGAITSVELVSLYLHRIGYYDCRGPSFNSICVLNRNVFQEAQESDNYRASHPPRPLEGIPYTVKDSFKVKGMTVAAGSPAFADLIASEDAAIVKSLREAGAILVGKTNMPPMADGGSQRGVYGRAESPYNLTYMATAFASGSSNGCGASTTASFAAFGLAGETVSSGRAPASNNSLVGYSPSWGVLPNRGQWPLYPTCDVIVPHTRSMRDLFDVLNVAVADDAESAKGVDFWRNQTYVHVPKPSEVRPTDYHTLEEITSLQGKRIAVPKCFLGMEGYEPTSFCSDSVLSLWKITCANLEALGATIVETDFPILEQYTKKDFSGQSSNVPGMSKEWVSIERCQMIATAWDDFLRENNDAKIPNLPAADPDKIHPLVAPMDDPTLHTESQNQVRYVDMIEAVRERNGTLYTLPECEEAAKALNAMRKTLYEEWMDSNGYDLVAFPTNGDVAYADADETFESMTDALRPGVLYSNGGRAFKHLGIPCITVPMGKMADKGMPVGVTFCSKAWQDQDLLRYAFAYETRSRSRATPPLAPPLATDEISLSPSIQETFKNVVPVLTIASTTTQKDEDKSNQIRTVEINGTLETNNPNVQVTSVTAFVNGQPSDAITVQGSSWAFKDRLTRPKRAERFPTARIVPKDQFMVVVVAKGSNGRCAAELVVID